The genomic interval TCGAACAAAGCGGCCTTTATCGTCGGTGCCGATATCACCGAGTTCCTTTCGCTGTTTCTGGTGCCTGAAGAGCAGCTGAGCCAGTGGCTGCACTTTGCCAACAGCGTCTTTAATCGTCTGGAAGATCTGCCTGTCCCAACCATTTCCGCCGTTAACGGCTACGCGCTGGGCGGCGGCTGCGAATGTGTACTCGCGACCGACTACCGCCTGGCGACGCCGGACCTGCGCATCGGCCTGCCGGAAACCAAGCTGGGCATCATGCCGGGCTTTGGCGGCTCCGTGCGTATGCCGCGCATGCTGGGTGCCGACAGCGCGCTGGAGATCATTGCCGCAGGTAAAGATGTCGGCGCAGAACAGGCGCAGAAAATCGGCCTGGTCGACGGCGTCGTGAAGCCAGAGAAACTGGTTGAAGGCGCACTCGCCATTCTGCGTCAGGCCATTAACGGCGATCTCGACTGGAAGGCCAAACGCCAGCCGAAGCTGGAGCCGCTAAAACTCAGCAAAATTGAAGCCACCATGAGCTTCACCATCGCCAAAGGCATGGTGATGCAGACGGCGGGTAAACACTACCCGGCGCCGATTACGGCAGTGAAAACCATTGAAGCGGCCGCCCGTCTGGGCCGTGACGAAGCCCTGAAACTGGAAAATCAGAGCTTCGTCCCGCTGGCGCACACCAATGAGGCTCGCGCGCTGGTCGGTATCTTCCTCAACGATCAGTTCGTGAAGGGTAAAGCCAAACAGCTGACCAAAAACGTTGAGACGCCAAAACATGCGGCGGTACTCGGCGCCGGCATTATGGGCGGCGGCATCGCCTACCAGTCGGCCTGGAAAGGCGTGCCGGTAGTGATGAAAGACATCAGCGAGAAATCCCTGACGCTGGGCATGACCGAAGCGGCCAAGCTGCTGAATAAACAGCTGGAACGCGGAAAAATTGACGGGCTGAAGCTTGCAGGTGTGATCTCCACCATTCAGCCTGTGCTGGAATACAGCGGTTTCGACCGTGTCGACGTGGTGGTCGAAGCCGTCGTCGAGAACCCGAAAGTCAAAAAAGCGGTACTAGCGGAAACGGAAGATAAGGTTCGCCCGGATACCGTGCTGGCCTCTAACACCTCCACCATTCCAATCAGCGAACTGGCGAGCGTGCTGAAGCGTCCGGAAAACTTCTGCGGGATGCATTTCTTCAACCCGGTACACCGTATGCCGCTGGTCGAGGTGATCCGTGGGGAAAAAACCTCTGACGACACCATCGCCAAAGTGGTGGCGTGGGCAAGCAAGATGGGCAAAACGCCGATCGTGGTTAACGACTGCCCGGGCTTCTTCGTCAACCGCGTGCTGTTCCCTTACTTCGCCGGTTTCAGCCAGCTGCTGCGCGACGGCGCGGACTTCCGCAAAATCGACAAAGTGATGGAAAAACAGTTTGGCTGGCCGATGGGTCCGGCGTATCTGCTGGACGTTGTTGGCATTGATACCGCCCACCACGCACAGGCGGTGATGGCGGCAGGCTTCCCGCAGCGCATGCAGAAAGATTATCGCGACGCCATTGACGCGCTGTTCGACGCTAACCGCTTCGGCCAGAAAAATGGTCTGGGCTTCTGGCGCTATAAAGAAGACAGCAAGGGCAAACCGAAGAAAGAAGAAGATGCGGCGGTGGATAGCCTGCTGGCCGACGTCAGCCAGCCGAAACGCGACTTCACCGACGACGAGATCATCGCCCGCATGATGATCCCGATGATTAACGAAGTGGTGCGTTGCCTCGAAGAAGGCATCATCGCCAGCCCGGCAGAAGCCGATATGGCGCTGGTATACGGCCTGGGCTTCCCTCCGTTCCACGGCGGCGCGTTCCGCTGGCTGGACACGCTCGGCAGCGCCCGCTATCTCGATATGGCTCAGCAGTATCAGCACCTCGGCCCGCTTTATGAGGTGCCGGAAGGGCTGCGTAACAAAGCGCGCCATAACGAACCCTACTATCCCGCAGTTGAGCCAGCCCGTCCGGTTGGCGAGCTGAAAACGGCTTAAGGAGTCACAATGGAAAAGGTTGTCATTGTTGATGCGATTCGCACCCCGATGGGCCGTTCAAAAGGCGGCGCATTCCGCAACGTGCGTGCGGAAGACCTCTCCGCGCACCTGATGCGTAGCCTGCTGGCGCGTAACCCGGCGCTGGATCCGACTGCACTCGACGATATCTACTGGGGCTGCGTGCAGCAGACTCTGGAGCAGGGCTTCAACATCGCCCGTAACGCGTCGCTGCTGGCGGAGATCCCGCATTCGGTTCCGGCCGTCACCGTCAACCGCCTGTGCGGTTCGTCAATGCAGGCGCTGCACGACGCGGCCCGCATGATCATGACCGGCGATGCTCAGGCCTGCCTGGTGGGCGGCGTCGAGCATATGGGTCACGTCCCTATGAGCCACGGGGTCGATTTCCATCCGGGCATGAGCCGTAACGTGGCGAAAGCTGCGGGGATGATGGGCCTGACCGCCGAGATGCTCTCTCGTCTGCACGGCATCAGCCGTGAAATGCAGGATGCCTTTGCCGCGCGCTCTCACGCTCGCGCATGGGCGGCGACGCAGTCCGGTGCCTTTAAGAATGAGATCATCCCGACTGGCGGTCACGACGCAGACGGCGTACTGAAGCAGTTCAACTACGACGAAGTCATCCGCCCGGAAACCACCGTAGAAGCGCTTTCCACCCTGCGCCCTGCGTTTGATCCGGTCACCGGTACGGTAACGGCAGGTACTTCGTCGGCGCTGTCAGACGGTGCCGCCGCGATGCTGGTGATGAGCGAAAGCCGTGCCCGCGAGCTGGGCTTAACCCCTCGCGCTCGGGTACGTTCGATGGCGGTCGTGGGCTGCGATCCTTCGATCATGGGCTACGGCCCGCTTCCGGCCTCGAAGCTGGCGCTGAAAAAAGCGGGGTTAACCGCCAGCGATATCGATCTGTTTGAGATGAACGAAGCCTTCGCCGCGCAGATCCTGCCGTGCATTAAAGATCTGGGGCTGATGGAGCAGATCGACGAGAAAATTAACCTCAACGGCGGCGCGATCGCCCTCGGTCACCCGCTGGGCTGCTCCGGAGCGCGTATCAGCACGACGCTGATCAACCTGATGGAACGCAAAGATGCCCAGTTTGGTCTGGCTACGATGTGTATCGGGCTGGGTCAGGGTATCGCGACGGTGTTTGAGAGAGTGTGATAAAAAACCGGGTCGCATATGCGACCCGGCAGAAGTTTAGTTGCCGTTCTTCCCGCCTGTCAGGGGCGGGTTTTTTATTTAAATGAAGGCAAACGCATCGCCAAACAGGCGGTCTTCCCGCGCGTCACGTTCGTTACAGAACAGATCACGGGCGATTTTCGCCATCTCAAAACGGCCAGCAATATAGATATCATGCCCTGCCAGCGTGCCATGATCCTGCAGCACCGCCGTCAGCACTGTCCCATTACGACCACGCCAGCCCTCTTCCGGCTGCTCAACCACAGGCTCAATGCGCAGGTTAGGATGGGTTACGCTCAGCGCTTCCAGTTCAGACAGGTCGTACAGATGTTTCTCTTCGCGGCCACCCCAGTAAATGGTGATGTCGCGGTCCGGGTTTCGCGCCAGTGCGGTCAACAGAATAGAGCGCACATAAGAGAAGCCCGTACCGCCAGCGATCAGGATCAGCGGGCGGTCTTCGTCATCGCGAAGCCACGCATCACCGTGAGGAATATCCACCACGATTTCACGTTCCTTCAGGATCCGATCCATCACCGCCATTGCATACAGGTTAAGCTCTGACGCACCAATATGAAGCTCAATAAATTCCTGCTCCGCTGGCGTTGAGGCCATAGAGAAAGGACGCTTATCACGCTCATCCATCACGACCATCAGGTACTGACCCGCGCGGAAAGAGAATGGCGCTTCTGGCACTAAACGGACGCGATATACGGTGTCGGTGATAGCATCTACCGAGGTCACTTTACAGCTTAAGGTTGTCATTCGCTCTCTCTGTCGGCAAGTCTATAGGGCTTAACGGTCAGCTCGGGGTTTACCGTTATTCATTATGGCCAGCTCGTCCCAGATCGCGTCAATTCGCGCGGTCACTGCAGGATCTTTTTTGATCGGGCGACCCCATTCACGGTCGGTTTCGCCAGGCCATTTATTTGTGGCATCCAGTCCCATCTTTGAGCCAAGTCCGGAAACCGGCGAGGCAAAGTCCAGATAATCTATCGGCGTGTTTTCGACTAACACCGTATCGCGCGCCGGGTCCATTCGCGTGGTAATAGCCCAGATTACGTCATTCCAGTCGCGGGCGTTAACGTCATCATCGCAAACAATAACAAATTTGGTATACATAAACTGGCGCAGGAAAGACCACACGCCCATCATCACGCGTTTAGCATGGCCAGGATACTGCTTCTTCATCGTGACCACCGCCATGCGATACGAGCATCCTTCAGGCGGCAGATAAAAATCAACAATTTCCGGGAACTGCTTTTGCAGGATCGGCACAAACACTTCGTTCAGCGCCACGCCCAGCACCGCCGGTTCATCCGGTGGACGTCCGGTATACGTGGAGTGATAAATCGCATCTTCACGCTGCGTAATGTGGGTCACGGTAAATACCGGGAAATTATCCACTTCATTGTAATAGCCGGTGTGGTCGCCGTAAGGGCCTTCTGGCGCCATTTCACCCTGCTCAAGGTAACCTTCCAGCACAATCTCTGCACTGGCCGGAACTTCGAGATCGTTAGAGATACACTTCACGACTTCGGTTTTCGTTCCGCGCAGCAGGCCTGCAAACGCATATTCAGAGAGTGTATCCGGCACGGGCGTGACGGCCCCCAGAATGGTGGCCGGATCGGCGCC from Enterobacter sp. JBIWA008 carries:
- the fadB gene encoding fatty acid oxidation complex subunit alpha FadB, with the translated sequence MLYKGDTLYLNWLEDGIAELVFDAPGSVNKLDTATVASLGQALDVLEKQPELKGLLLRSNKAAFIVGADITEFLSLFLVPEEQLSQWLHFANSVFNRLEDLPVPTISAVNGYALGGGCECVLATDYRLATPDLRIGLPETKLGIMPGFGGSVRMPRMLGADSALEIIAAGKDVGAEQAQKIGLVDGVVKPEKLVEGALAILRQAINGDLDWKAKRQPKLEPLKLSKIEATMSFTIAKGMVMQTAGKHYPAPITAVKTIEAAARLGRDEALKLENQSFVPLAHTNEARALVGIFLNDQFVKGKAKQLTKNVETPKHAAVLGAGIMGGGIAYQSAWKGVPVVMKDISEKSLTLGMTEAAKLLNKQLERGKIDGLKLAGVISTIQPVLEYSGFDRVDVVVEAVVENPKVKKAVLAETEDKVRPDTVLASNTSTIPISELASVLKRPENFCGMHFFNPVHRMPLVEVIRGEKTSDDTIAKVVAWASKMGKTPIVVNDCPGFFVNRVLFPYFAGFSQLLRDGADFRKIDKVMEKQFGWPMGPAYLLDVVGIDTAHHAQAVMAAGFPQRMQKDYRDAIDALFDANRFGQKNGLGFWRYKEDSKGKPKKEEDAAVDSLLADVSQPKRDFTDDEIIARMMIPMINEVVRCLEEGIIASPAEADMALVYGLGFPPFHGGAFRWLDTLGSARYLDMAQQYQHLGPLYEVPEGLRNKARHNEPYYPAVEPARPVGELKTA
- the fadA gene encoding acetyl-CoA C-acyltransferase FadA, whose translation is MEKVVIVDAIRTPMGRSKGGAFRNVRAEDLSAHLMRSLLARNPALDPTALDDIYWGCVQQTLEQGFNIARNASLLAEIPHSVPAVTVNRLCGSSMQALHDAARMIMTGDAQACLVGGVEHMGHVPMSHGVDFHPGMSRNVAKAAGMMGLTAEMLSRLHGISREMQDAFAARSHARAWAATQSGAFKNEIIPTGGHDADGVLKQFNYDEVIRPETTVEALSTLRPAFDPVTGTVTAGTSSALSDGAAAMLVMSESRARELGLTPRARVRSMAVVGCDPSIMGYGPLPASKLALKKAGLTASDIDLFEMNEAFAAQILPCIKDLGLMEQIDEKINLNGGAIALGHPLGCSGARISTTLINLMERKDAQFGLATMCIGLGQGIATVFERV
- the fre gene encoding NAD(P)H-flavin reductase, which codes for MTTLSCKVTSVDAITDTVYRVRLVPEAPFSFRAGQYLMVVMDERDKRPFSMASTPAEQEFIELHIGASELNLYAMAVMDRILKEREIVVDIPHGDAWLRDDEDRPLILIAGGTGFSYVRSILLTALARNPDRDITIYWGGREEKHLYDLSELEALSVTHPNLRIEPVVEQPEEGWRGRNGTVLTAVLQDHGTLAGHDIYIAGRFEMAKIARDLFCNERDAREDRLFGDAFAFI
- the ubiD gene encoding 4-hydroxy-3-polyprenylbenzoate decarboxylase is translated as MNCMKYHDLRDFLTLLEKQGELKRITLPVDPYLEMTEIADRTLRAGGPALLFENPKGYSMPVLCNLFGTPRRVALGMGQEDVTALREVGKLLAFLKEPEPPKGFRDLFDKLPQFKQVLNMPTKRLRGAPCQQKVLEGDAVDLTKIPIMQCWPEDAAPLITWGLTVTRGPHKERQNLGIYRQQLIGKNKLIMRWLSHRGGALDFHEWCAAHPGERFPVSVALGADPATILGAVTPVPDTLSEYAFAGLLRGTKTEVVKCISNDLEVPASAEIVLEGYLEQGEMAPEGPYGDHTGYYNEVDNFPVFTVTHITQREDAIYHSTYTGRPPDEPAVLGVALNEVFVPILQKQFPEIVDFYLPPEGCSYRMAVVTMKKQYPGHAKRVMMGVWSFLRQFMYTKFVIVCDDDVNARDWNDVIWAITTRMDPARDTVLVENTPIDYLDFASPVSGLGSKMGLDATNKWPGETDREWGRPIKKDPAVTARIDAIWDELAIMNNGKPRADR